The following are encoded together in the Capsulimonas corticalis genome:
- a CDS encoding ATP-binding protein, which produces MTTTLLREHAEHQYAQELDALASVDNRQRPPQWKLSPWAVATYLLGGALENGVTITPKYIGPRRIVEIAVATLTTDRALLLLGVPGTAKTWVSEHLAAAISGDSTLLIQGTAGTSEESIRYGWNYARLLADGPSLQALVPSPMMRAMQDGKIARVEELTRIPADVQDSLITVLSEKTLPIPELGAEVQATKGFSIIATANDRDKGVNDLSSALKRRFNTVVLPLPATPEEEVQIVQQRSASLGRALELPAEPASLAEIRRIVTIFRELRGGVTEDGKTKLKSPTSTLSTAEAISVVNNGLALAAHFGDGTLSASDIASGLLGAVVKDPVQDRLVWREYLETVLKERDGWKDLYRACREITD; this is translated from the coding sequence ATGACGACGACATTGCTCCGTGAGCACGCCGAACACCAGTACGCCCAGGAGCTCGACGCGCTGGCGTCCGTGGACAATCGCCAGCGGCCGCCCCAGTGGAAGCTCTCGCCCTGGGCCGTCGCCACGTATCTGCTCGGCGGAGCGCTGGAAAACGGCGTGACGATCACGCCCAAGTACATCGGCCCGCGCCGCATCGTCGAAATCGCCGTCGCCACCCTGACCACCGATCGCGCTCTATTGCTGCTCGGCGTCCCCGGCACCGCGAAGACCTGGGTCTCCGAACATCTCGCCGCCGCCATCAGCGGCGACTCGACGCTGCTCATCCAGGGCACGGCGGGCACGAGCGAAGAGTCCATTCGCTACGGCTGGAACTACGCCAGGCTTCTGGCCGACGGTCCCTCACTGCAAGCCCTGGTCCCAAGCCCTATGATGCGCGCCATGCAGGACGGCAAGATCGCCCGCGTGGAGGAGCTGACGCGCATTCCCGCCGACGTGCAGGATTCGCTGATTACCGTCCTCTCCGAGAAGACGCTCCCCATTCCCGAACTCGGCGCCGAAGTGCAGGCGACCAAAGGCTTCAGCATCATCGCCACCGCCAACGACCGCGACAAGGGCGTCAACGACCTCTCCAGCGCGCTCAAGCGCCGCTTTAACACTGTCGTGCTGCCGCTGCCCGCGACGCCCGAGGAAGAAGTCCAGATCGTCCAGCAGCGCTCCGCCAGCCTCGGACGCGCCCTGGAGCTGCCCGCCGAACCGGCGTCGCTCGCCGAAATCCGCCGCATCGTCACCATCTTCCGCGAACTGCGCGGCGGCGTCACCGAGGACGGCAAGACCAAACTCAAGTCCCCCACCTCCACCCTCAGCACCGCCGAAGCCATCTCCGTCGTCAACAACGGCCTCGCCCTCGCCGCCCACTTCGGCGACGGAACCCTGAGCGCCAGCGACATCGCCTCCGGTCTTCTCGGAGCGGTCGTGAAGGATCCGGTACAGGATCGGCTTGTGTGGCGCGAGTATTTGGAAACGGTTTTGAAGGAGCGCGACGGCTGGAAAGATCTGTACCGCGCTTGCCGGGAGATTACGGATTAG